tatatatatatattctcatacatcaatatatttatcgaCACTTACAATCATtgtacaaaatcaaattgagtaaaaaaccaaacggaggctaactttattaatttgatcTCACAAACATTGGAGTTGAAGAAGCAATTCAATCCCTATCAAAAAAAGAGGGAGCAATTCAGTGAAATTACGTCCTTCAGGCTCGACTGTGCCATTTGTATCATCCATCCATTACCGTATAAAACATCTGTTATCATACAATGAGAGGAAAAGCAAGGGCGATGCAAAGCTCGGAGTGAGCGTATGTCCGTTGGATAAGTATCTCTGTTCTAATAGCGACTATCTTTCGCTATATAAAATTTGATCTTTTCATCATCGACTGGGAACCGTCTTTCGAACCAAGATGATCGGCAATAATATAAACACACTCCGCTCCTAATCGTTGCCTCCCTTTCGCTCCAAACCCCTCCATCCAAACAAAGCCATGTTTCGTAGTTGTTTGATTTAGGCATGGGAGCTTCCAATTTGCAAGATGTGTCATTCAGCCGGCCCAATCTTGAACAGTGCCCAGCAGGCCCAAATCTTGATGGGCTATGAGCCCATCACCGCCGGAATCGGCCGTGAGAAGAGAGACCACCGACCGgcgattcttcttcttcttcttcttcttcttcttcgaattcGAAAGTCACATAACAAACGGAATAAATTTGAAGATTTTGCTCGAAGCAATTAGATTCGTGTCGAAGTCGAAGCTTTGTCAATTCTTCTCATCCTCGTCTCGAAGATGGTTCGATGCGCAGATCGGTGACTTAGCAGGTGAGGAACGGACTGGAACTTTGCTTCATCAATTTGCTGAATCTCGATCGATTGGTTTGTTCGTCTCTTGAACTTTGATTGAACTCTGTATGATTCGAATTTCTCGGTGCGGGGAAAGTTTGATTTGTTGCGAGTTTAGCCATCGTGTCGGATGTGGGAAGCTGTGAGTTTTCGGTTTGGTTCTTTCATGGCTGTGCTATTGATGAATCGGGGTTAGCTGCCGTCTGCTGGGTATTCAATGGATTACAGATGGAGCAGGAAGTAAAGGTAGAGTTGGTTGGTTGCTGCAGTTGGTTCTTATGCGTGGAAGTCGAAATGTGCGGAGACTTTGTCAGTTAGAGGGGCAAGAAATGCTCTGCTTCTCAATTTTGATTAGCCCGATATGATCAGAGTTACCATATTAACTAAGTAGGATCATATGGTTGAGGTGATGGAATTGAAGTTGGAGAATGGTAACTGCTAGAATTAgcgaaaaatgaaaatctttCCTATTCTGGTTTTTGGGCTTGCTGTGGTCTGTCAGTAGAATCATGTAAGGTTTATTGCTAGTTAAAAGCGGTAGGATAACTTGGCTCTGTTTTTGGCCAATTGGTATCTGCCCACAATGACAAGAAACATAGGTAAGAAAGCATAAGTTTAAACTTCTAGACAGTAAAATTTGTCAGATAGGTGGGATCTCATGATAATATATCACAACTTACAAAAGCATCCAAATTacaatgaaattaaatatCATGCCAGGTTACCTCCAAATCTGATGGTCATGGAGTTCATTGCTTTTCATCTTACCATGCTACGAAGTCAAATAGTAGCTGAAATGCAATTGTTGTGGCATTTATGCCGTGGCTGCATCTTGATGCTTCTTTGTGACCATCTTCATCTGAATATGATTATGAAAGTATTTAACTGTTGCAGAAATGGAAGCTGGGAGACAAAACCAAGGAGATCCAAGTGCTCCATTAGTTGTAAGTCTAATCTTTTGCTTTATATTTGTATGCCTTGTAAATCTCTTTCGCGTCCCATCTTCCttctcattttttctttttagatcatTTATTATCGCATTTTGAAACATATGGTAGCAAAGTTTACCTTATCCTGTCATGCGCATGTAAGGGTTTTCACTCAAGcgagcatttttttttcttttttcgttttttcatTTACCATCTGCTTTCTTATGTGTGCTTTATGAAAGTTAGGTAACAGGTTTAGTGactaaattggaaaaataatatttcttctTATATTTGGATTTTAATGCAagtatctcttttttttgtttagtgAGTTAAGTTATTCCTTTCCCACGGAATGCTATATTCACCTCCAAAGTTTCAGGTTTGCCTCTGTATCCAGGAAATTGACCAGCGGctatattttgattttcagGCACAAAATTCTGCTTATGATGGACTTTTGCCTCAGCTTTTTACCTCTATGCCATCTCTGAATGAAGCTGCATCATATCTTTCACAGACAGCATCATACCTAACTGGCTGTTTCACAGATTACTCAGGTGGTTTTCTTGTTTCATCCATGGAATGCCTACTCTTTCTCTTGCGAATTTGGTGTTTGTTGTACCCAAATTTCAACTTTGAAAGATTTCCCAAGATTActcttttgttttcatttgcTGAGACTAAAATCTCTGGCATATAGAAAGTACTCAATCTGCAATCTCTTCTGCAATGCTTGTGGCATGTTTACCTTGACTCTAGCAGAGGTTTATTTTGTCTTGATTTCCTCTGAATATTTACCAGTTTTCTGGTTTAAATGCTTTCGCTTTTCTTGAGGCATGGTTCATATGTCTGTACATTTCAGTTATCACTCCATGGTCTTGGGTTTTCGCAGTTGAATATTCCTCAGCCAATTCGGAGGAATATTTGCCAAATGAGCAGGAATTGGATACATTTTCTTCTGGACAAAATAGGAGGTATTGGACTAGCGATGATGTTTCTGTAAGTGAAACTTCGACATCCTATGCATCATCTTCCACTTCAGGAGCTGTAAGACCGTCTGCAGGGGATTCATCTCAAAGATCGAATGCGCTTGTGGCATCAGGCAGTACTGGGAATGGCATTTCCATTTTTCAGTGGTATTGTTCTGCTGGATGATGCTTACGAATGTCTTTCATGGAAGGCTATTAGTCAGAGTTGTCGATTACTGTTTAATAAACTCTTTGCTGTCAAAAATTATATTCTATTGGAATTGTATCCCAGAGTTGGGAGCTTCATGGTTTTccttttattcataaaaaaagaaaataaacgtTACGTTCTGTCCAAGATATTCAAAAGATTGTCAACTAATCTTTGGTTTATAGGGTTAGTGATAATATATGTGTTAAATTTATGTCCCTCTATGTGTAGgctgagaaaataataaaacgcAATGAATTGAATTAAGTGGAAGGCAAATGAGTGAGCCTGGTCATCAGTTCCAAGCTCTCATAAAAgttgaaataataaatgacCACTTGGTGACTAACCTAAATGCATAAGCTTATAGATGGAGCCACGGACATATGTTTTATCTAAGACTCTGTACTTGATAACATGTACTGTTTCAGTGAATGTTTCGttgatttcatttttcagCCTTATTGAGCGTGCGCGGAGGACAGTTCGAGGTTCAGCTGATGACATAGGGTGGCTTCGACGGGATCCTAAATTACCTCCTGTTGAAGATGGGACTGAAAAGTATAACACAATTCTCGATAACATCAGGTAACACATTTTTTCAAATCCGCATAATTTTGCCTTATTTCATTATGAATGTTACTGATTACATTTTCGCTTGTTGTCAGGCATGGTATACACACACTACCAAAATCACTGGTATACCTGTTAGTTCCAGGTACCGATCTCTGATTGTCTCGCAATTATGCTCTGTAATAGCCGTAGGAGTTATAGTTTGGTTTGAAAACTATCTTTAAGTTTAATGGCATAGAAGTATAACCACTTTACTAAGCATATTAGAGGGTACTCATTCATAGTTTGCCATGCTGTAAATTGCGAAGCCTCTCTTCCGTTCTTCTACCAATATATGTGTTCATTGTGTTAAAGCACcgacaggaatttaaaaggtTGCAAAATACATTACCGATCAATCTACAAGATTACTAATATCCCAAAAGCAGTGACTATTGGGCAGACACTTGAAACCTCTGAACCATCTCTCAAAACCTAATATGTTAATTGAGAGGGGGATGCTTCTAAAGAGTATCTTTCAATAATGTACATCAAGTAATGCACATTAGTGAAATGTTGTCCTCCAAGTAAGCAAGCATGTCACTGGACGTCCTTATATGGACAAAGAAAGGTTTTCATGTCGAGATTCAGTGCTTATTAGCATGATCAAACCAGCTTTTTGTGTTTCCTGTATCTAGTGATGATGACTCCTTTATTGCTAGGAGCAGCTGACATTTCTGAATGATGTGACATCTTCTTCGGGTACTTAGGGTGATAATAAACAAAATTCATTTGTTGGGTTTTTAGAGCTGTAACTTTTAGAGAGCATTTTTTGCtgaaataagaaatttttgtaagatgaataaataaaaatggacacTGTGGTCAAGATGTTGCATTAACAGGAAGATAGACATCTCTACCATGTAAAAGTTATTCCTCTGAAAGAAAtgctcaatatatatactCGTAGAAGCTTGTAGCATTTGGCCTGTGTTACAACTGTTTTTGGCTATTTCATGTGGTTGGCAGGTCTCTTCAGTAATCATGGGCCAATGTATTTTGTAAAGACGAAGATGGCTTTTTCAAAGATGGGCTTGGCATGTCATATTGCCAAGATTCACAGTGAGGTATCTCGGATTTCTTTTGCTTAGTAGGCAAGCATCATTATGCAAGTGATGTACACATATTTATACCTGCGAAGCTATCTCTGCTAATATTGCATGATTAGcagtccatctttactgctttggcgAAAAAATTTCTGGACAGGCTTCAGTTGAAaaaaatgctagagagatcAAAGAGTACATTGAGGAAATTTATTGGGGCTCCAACAAACGTGTGATGTTACTCGGGCATAGCAAAGGGGGGATAGACAGCGCAGCTGCTTTATCATTGTACTGGTCTGAACTGAAAGATAAGGTTGCTGGGTTGGCAATAGCCCAGAGTCCATATGGCGGGACCCCTGTAGCTTCAGACATTCTTCGAGAGGGGCAGCTCGGTGATTATGTCAGTCTAAGGAAACTCATGGAAATCGTGATCTGTAAAGTGATCAAGGTACTTGCTTTCTAAATTCTATTGATCTTTCGATTGGCCCTGAAAGGAGAATTGGCACATTAAGCTTTGAATTACGTAATGACCATTTTTTGAAGGGATTTACATTATTTCTCTTAAGTTTTGGTGCAATTATATTATGTACCCCGAAGTTTGGCAATTCATCATTTTGATCACGCTGCATCACAAGATCACATGCAGCCCAATTCGCATTGTAAAATTTTAGTTTTCGCTACTTTGCAACATGAACTTCTATAATCCTTCTTTATGTggtaaattttttacaaagTTTTGGTCTTGGTACCGCTTTATGTCAAATCCGTGACACTTTGAAGAagtcataaaatatatattaaaaaaaaaaaaaacgatcaTGTTTTTCCTGCTCCCTGTTGTGCATGATTTCCATAGGAAAATAGCTGGTGATTTCAAAAGAAGATTTTGAATGCAGGTAACCAAAAgcaaaatattgaatttttcaaCTTCGTGATCATGTAAGATCGAGGGTGCAAAGCAGCCCAAACTTGATAATACTGTAGGATGTCAATTGGTGTAGAATCTTAGGTAGTAGGTACGGAGTGGTCTAAACACAAAAGTTCAGGTGTAAATAGATGTTCACCCTCCATATTGCTCCTCCATGGTCATATGCGATTTCAAAAAGACAGTATTGATACATgcatatacatgcatataattCATAATTAATCGATATTACATGGAGACGGAGGAGTACAATGatgtattttctttattcctCTTTATTTATTACATACATATGATTCAATTTAGTGTAGATCAGCTTAGAAGCCATTTCTTGTCTTCTAGCAGTAGCAGACCTTGTTTCTTACAAATGCATCTGCTGTGGTTCTTCTGTAGGGCGACATGCAAGCTTTGATAGACTTGACTTATGAGAAGCGGAAGGAGTTCCTTTCAAAACACGAACTTCCCAGAGAACTCCCCGTGGTGTCATTCCACACAGAAGCGGGCATTTCACCTGCAGTAGTAGCTTCCTTATCCCACGTGGCCCATGCGGAGCTGCCTCTGGGCCAACCCACAAAGCTGCCCGTGGTGATTCCCCTTGGCGCAGCAATGGCTGCATGTGCACAGGTCATCCAGGCTCGGTACGGGGAGAAGAGCGACGGGCTTGTGACCCGCTGCGATGCGGAGGTGCCAGGCTCAGTGGTGGTCCGGCCCACCCGTAAGTTGGACCATGCCTGGATGGTCTACTCGTCTCTGAATGATGACCCTTCCGAAGCCGATGCTTCTCAGCTGTGTGAAGCTCTCTTGACCTTGCTTGTGGATGTGGGGCAGAAGAAGATGCAGGAGCTCTCAGCGAAAGACGAGTGAAGTGAGGGACCGCCCTGAGGCCATTTAGATCTGGAAAACTCGGAGGATCTCCCCAAACTTCCATTGCCTTTTCCGCTTCACTGGGTTTACATTACAATGCGTTCTCCTCTCTCTTATAATTCATCAGATCTTGTAAAGTGTAATTCAGTATTCGTTActtgatataatttttttttgtttttagaaATCGAAAACAGAAACCAGAGCCGGAATGAAACTCTGTGTACCATAGACTAGCGTGTTGTAAATGGTAAAATCTCTCATCTTTTGTAATGTTAAACTAAGGCTTCAACTATTCATGAAGtgcctgcatttacttttagTATAGAGGAACAATGTAGCGTAGATCTTCTTTCCAGGTGTAAATTTAAGCAAAGCTTTGTAAGTTTGGCTCATTAGAATTCGGAAGATCATTCTTGAGGGATGTTGAGAAGTCAGTGTTAATTCCGCGCTTAATGCAT
The sequence above is drawn from the Punica granatum isolate Tunisia-2019 chromosome 5, ASM765513v2, whole genome shotgun sequence genome and encodes:
- the LOC116208528 gene encoding uncharacterized protein LOC116208528 isoform X1 codes for the protein MSPSPPESAVRRETTDRRFFFFFFFFFFEFESHITNGINLKILLEAIRFVSKSKLCQFFSSSSRRWFDAQIGDLAEMEAGRQNQGDPSAPLVAQNSAYDGLLPQLFTSMPSLNEAASYLSQTASYLTGCFTDYSVITPWSWVFAVEYSSANSEEYLPNEQELDTFSSGQNRRYWTSDDVSVSETSTSYASSSTSGAVRPSAGDSSQRSNALVASGSTGNGISIFQCLIERARRTVRGSADDIGWLRRDPKLPPVEDGTEKYNTILDNIRHGIHTLPKSLVYLLVPGLFSNHGPMYFVKTKMAFSKMGLACHIAKIHSEASVEKNAREIKEYIEEIYWGSNKRVMLLGHSKGGIDSAAALSLYWSELKDKVAGLAIAQSPYGGTPVASDILREGQLGDYVSLRKLMEIVICKVIKGDMQALIDLTYEKRKEFLSKHELPRELPVVSFHTEAGISPAVVASLSHVAHAELPLGQPTKLPVVIPLGAAMAACAQVIQARYGEKSDGLVTRCDAEVPGSVVVRPTRKLDHAWMVYSSLNDDPSEADASQLCEALLTLLVDVGQKKMQELSAKDE
- the LOC116208528 gene encoding uncharacterized protein LOC116208528 isoform X2; protein product: MSPSPPESAVRRETTDRRFFFFFFFFFFEFESHITNGINLKILLEAIRFVSKSKLCQFFSSSSRRWFDAQIGDLAEMEAGRQNQGDPSAPLVAQNSAYDGLLPQLFTSMPSLNEAASYLSQTASYLTGCFTDYSVEYSSANSEEYLPNEQELDTFSSGQNRRYWTSDDVSVSETSTSYASSSTSGAVRPSAGDSSQRSNALVASGSTGNGISIFQCLIERARRTVRGSADDIGWLRRDPKLPPVEDGTEKYNTILDNIRHGIHTLPKSLVYLLVPGLFSNHGPMYFVKTKMAFSKMGLACHIAKIHSEASVEKNAREIKEYIEEIYWGSNKRVMLLGHSKGGIDSAAALSLYWSELKDKVAGLAIAQSPYGGTPVASDILREGQLGDYVSLRKLMEIVICKVIKGDMQALIDLTYEKRKEFLSKHELPRELPVVSFHTEAGISPAVVASLSHVAHAELPLGQPTKLPVVIPLGAAMAACAQVIQARYGEKSDGLVTRCDAEVPGSVVVRPTRKLDHAWMVYSSLNDDPSEADASQLCEALLTLLVDVGQKKMQELSAKDE